One Lacunisphaera limnophila DNA window includes the following coding sequences:
- a CDS encoding (2Fe-2S) ferredoxin domain-containing protein gives MKTKSFSEIGLPGARHHLFLCVGPDCCASEAGLATWEHLKGALKEHGVPALRTKAACLRKCSDGPWLVVYPDGVWYDRVTPERFDRIRREHLVGGAPVAEWVRAVQPLTGAADGTGRAGSSD, from the coding sequence ATGAAAACAAAGTCATTCTCCGAAATCGGCCTGCCCGGCGCGCGGCATCACCTGTTCCTGTGCGTGGGACCGGATTGTTGTGCGTCAGAGGCGGGGCTCGCGACCTGGGAGCACCTGAAAGGCGCGCTCAAGGAACACGGCGTGCCGGCCTTGCGCACGAAGGCCGCGTGCCTGCGGAAGTGCAGCGACGGCCCGTGGCTCGTGGTCTACCCGGATGGCGTGTGGTATGACCGGGTCACCCCCGAGCGCTTCGATCGCATCCGCCGCGAACACCTGGTGGGCGGCGCGCCGGTGGCGGAGTGGGTGAGGGCGGTCCAGCCCTTGACGGGCGCGGCCGACGGGACCGGCCGGGCCGGGTCCTCAGACTGA
- a CDS encoding Fur family transcriptional regulator, with product MISATQSNHPLGLVTNREPEDVTLTVACTRIRNSGMRVTKPRVALLAALLRFPGPASIERIHQEVGTKSCDLVTIYRCLAAFEGLGLVRRSYLHNGTCLYEQTVNAARRYHIICKECGRTDPVDYELAEGLEQKIAERGYTQVSHVVEFFGVCPICQQAAKAAASRVTAVKIVPSV from the coding sequence ATGATCTCCGCCACTCAGTCGAATCACCCGCTTGGCCTGGTTACGAACCGGGAACCCGAGGATGTGACCCTGACCGTGGCCTGCACTCGCATCCGGAATTCCGGCATGCGCGTCACCAAACCCCGGGTCGCCCTGCTCGCCGCCCTGCTGCGTTTCCCGGGCCCGGCCAGCATCGAGCGGATCCACCAGGAGGTCGGCACGAAATCCTGCGACCTCGTTACCATTTACCGCTGCCTCGCTGCCTTTGAAGGTCTCGGGCTGGTGCGCCGCAGCTACCTGCACAACGGCACCTGCCTGTACGAGCAGACGGTCAACGCGGCGCGGCGCTATCACATCATCTGCAAGGAATGCGGGCGCACCGATCCGGTGGACTATGAGCTGGCCGAAGGCTTGGAGCAGAAAATCGCCGAACGGGGCTACACCCAGGTCAGCCATGTCGTGGAGTTTTTCGGGGTATGCCCGATCTGCCAGCAGGCCGCGAAAGCGGCGGCCAGCCGCGTCACGGCGGTCAAGATCGTGCCCTCAGTCTGA
- a CDS encoding Minf_1886 family protein, which translates to MQDLEFSEIVGLICKEDPRFDRKAYNFVRQGLDHTVKEVKRKQPDRTGKSQHVTGAELLAGIRDYALDQYGPLAKTVLNTWGVKRCSDFGDIVFNLIEYSVFSKTESDRREDFAEIYDFDEAFVKPFLPPTGRRSRRTADQS; encoded by the coding sequence ATGCAGGATCTTGAATTCAGCGAAATCGTCGGCTTGATTTGCAAGGAAGACCCCCGGTTCGACCGGAAGGCCTATAATTTCGTGCGCCAGGGCCTCGACCACACGGTCAAGGAGGTCAAACGCAAGCAGCCCGATCGCACCGGCAAATCCCAGCACGTGACCGGCGCCGAGCTCCTCGCCGGGATCCGGGATTACGCCCTCGACCAGTACGGCCCGCTGGCCAAGACCGTGCTCAATACCTGGGGCGTCAAACGCTGCTCCGATTTCGGTGACATCGTGTTCAACCTCATCGAGTACAGCGTTTTCAGCAAGACGGAGAGCGACCGCCGCGAGGACTTTGCCGAGATCTACGACTTCGACGAGGCGTTCGTGAAACCCTTCCTCCCGCCCACCGGCCGCCGCTCCCGCCGCACCGCCGACCAGTCCTAA
- a CDS encoding PEP-CTERM sorting domain-containing protein yields MPEPDTLVLLGLGGMLLIAARRFRRAR; encoded by the coding sequence GTGCCCGAGCCGGACACGCTGGTCCTCCTCGGTCTTGGCGGAATGCTGCTGATCGCGGCGCGCCGGTTCAGGCGCGCACGCTGA
- a CDS encoding M16 family metallopeptidase, translating to MPKNPSVRSRDLALLESLWRESIERYTLPNGLTVLLKPDHAAPVSSVQVWVKTGSIHEGSHLGAGLSHYLEHMLFKGTTRRAGREISATVQAHGGYINAYTTFDRTVYYIEVPSVHTAVAIDLLADAVLYSTLPAGEVAKEKEVILREIDMCLDDPDQRLSQALFETAYRTHPYRQPIIGHRDVFAACTREDLLSYYQARYVPNNLVVVIVGDIDVAATRAAIAQHFGPAPRVRLAPVLVPDESAQLSRRDQHLHEDVQVARAGLGWQIPGLAHPDTPALDLLSMVLGHGDSSLLWQAIREKSRLVHSIDAMSWSPGTSGLFYISFLADPDKRVPAEQAILRELARIAAKGISAAALAKAVRQAVTAEINMRKTMSGQASRLGAGEVVVGDINYTRQYFTRLFALTPASLQRVMRTYLVPERLTVVSSNPVAAAAATTGAAAKPTASLDFEEIKLPNGARLLLQPDAHLPNLHFRLAFAGGPVFEPAGRRGLNSLLATLLTKDTKRHSAEEVARQIEAVGGSFHEFAGNNSFGLSAEVLPGDADLALGLMADAILRPAFKPARLEVERESSLAALKESLDDVVTVGRKKLREKFFGAHPFAIETSGDEASLQAISVADLRALHARLVVAGNAVLAVSGDFDARKLAPKLKAFLTKLPKGKVPAATHALTVVPGDFTETQPRQQAIVFQAFPGPGMHAPDYTVSEVADELFSGMSSNLFERVREQKSLAYFVRSSRIVGQAHGMFYFYAGTSPERYEEVIAELNLEIERVRSGGVKPDELHRCQVRLKAGKRMGMQTNSARAMQAALNAVYGLPVNDWRDYDARVDAVTLADLQAFALRYFVGGQRVQLVVKP from the coding sequence ATGCCGAAAAATCCCTCCGTCCGTTCGCGTGACCTCGCCCTGCTCGAGAGTCTCTGGCGCGAATCCATCGAACGCTACACTTTGCCCAACGGCCTGACCGTGCTGCTCAAGCCCGACCACGCCGCCCCCGTCAGCTCCGTCCAGGTCTGGGTCAAGACCGGCAGCATCCACGAGGGCTCCCACCTTGGCGCCGGCCTCTCGCACTATCTCGAGCACATGCTCTTCAAGGGCACCACGCGCCGCGCCGGCCGCGAGATCTCGGCCACCGTCCAGGCCCACGGCGGCTACATCAACGCCTACACCACTTTCGACCGCACCGTCTATTACATCGAGGTGCCCTCGGTCCACACCGCCGTCGCCATTGACCTGCTCGCCGACGCCGTCCTGTACTCCACGCTTCCGGCCGGCGAGGTGGCCAAGGAAAAGGAAGTCATCCTCCGAGAGATCGACATGTGCCTCGACGACCCCGACCAGCGCCTCTCGCAGGCACTCTTCGAGACCGCCTACCGCACCCATCCGTACCGGCAGCCGATCATCGGCCACCGCGATGTCTTCGCCGCCTGCACCCGCGAGGACCTGCTTTCCTATTACCAGGCCCGTTACGTGCCCAACAACTTGGTGGTCGTGATCGTCGGTGACATCGACGTCGCCGCCACGCGCGCCGCCATCGCCCAGCATTTCGGCCCGGCCCCGCGCGTGCGCCTCGCCCCGGTGCTCGTGCCCGACGAGTCGGCCCAGCTCTCGCGCCGCGACCAGCACCTGCACGAGGACGTGCAGGTCGCCCGCGCCGGCCTCGGCTGGCAGATCCCCGGCCTCGCGCACCCCGACACGCCCGCCCTGGACCTGCTCTCGATGGTGCTCGGCCACGGCGACAGCTCGCTCCTCTGGCAGGCCATCCGCGAGAAATCCCGGCTGGTCCACTCCATCGACGCCATGTCCTGGAGCCCGGGCACGAGCGGTCTGTTCTACATCTCGTTCCTGGCTGATCCCGACAAACGCGTACCCGCCGAGCAGGCGATCCTGCGCGAACTCGCCCGCATCGCCGCCAAGGGCATCAGCGCCGCCGCCCTGGCCAAGGCCGTGCGCCAGGCCGTGACCGCCGAGATCAACATGCGCAAGACCATGTCCGGCCAGGCCTCGCGCCTCGGTGCCGGTGAGGTCGTGGTCGGGGATATCAACTACACCCGCCAGTATTTCACCCGCCTCTTCGCCCTGACGCCGGCCAGCCTGCAGCGGGTGATGCGCACCTACCTCGTCCCCGAGCGCCTGACCGTCGTCTCCTCCAATCCCGTGGCCGCGGCCGCGGCCACGACGGGAGCCGCCGCCAAGCCCACCGCCTCGCTGGATTTCGAAGAGATCAAGCTCCCCAACGGCGCGCGCCTGCTGCTCCAGCCCGACGCGCACCTGCCCAACCTGCACTTCCGCCTGGCCTTCGCCGGCGGGCCCGTGTTCGAACCGGCCGGTCGCCGCGGACTCAACTCGCTGCTCGCGACCCTGCTCACCAAGGACACCAAGCGCCACTCCGCCGAGGAGGTCGCCCGCCAGATCGAGGCCGTAGGCGGCTCGTTCCACGAGTTCGCTGGCAATAACAGTTTCGGCCTCTCGGCGGAGGTGCTGCCCGGCGACGCCGATCTCGCCCTCGGGTTGATGGCCGACGCCATCCTGCGCCCCGCCTTCAAACCCGCCCGCCTCGAGGTCGAGCGCGAGTCCTCCCTCGCGGCGCTCAAGGAAAGCCTCGACGATGTCGTCACGGTCGGCCGCAAGAAGCTCCGCGAGAAATTCTTCGGTGCCCATCCCTTCGCCATCGAGACCAGCGGCGACGAGGCCAGCCTCCAGGCCATCAGCGTTGCGGACCTGCGCGCGCTGCACGCCCGCCTCGTGGTCGCGGGCAACGCGGTCCTCGCGGTGTCCGGTGACTTCGACGCCCGGAAGCTCGCCCCGAAGCTCAAGGCCTTCCTCACGAAGCTTCCGAAGGGCAAAGTCCCCGCGGCCACGCACGCTCTCACGGTCGTGCCCGGCGACTTCACCGAGACCCAGCCGCGCCAGCAGGCGATCGTGTTCCAGGCCTTTCCCGGCCCGGGCATGCACGCCCCCGACTACACCGTCAGCGAGGTCGCCGACGAGCTGTTCAGCGGCATGTCGTCGAATCTCTTCGAGCGCGTCCGCGAGCAGAAGAGCCTGGCGTATTTCGTCCGCTCCAGCCGCATCGTCGGCCAGGCGCACGGGATGTTCTATTTCTATGCGGGCACCAGCCCCGAGCGTTACGAAGAGGTTATCGCCGAGCTCAACCTCGAGATCGAGCGCGTGCGGTCCGGCGGCGTGAAGCCCGACGAGTTGCACCGCTGCCAGGTGCGGCTCAAGGCGGGCAAGCGCATGGGCATGCAGACCAATTCCGCCCGCGCCATGCAGGCCGCGCTCAACGCCGTGTACGGGCTGCCGGTCAACGACTGGCGCGACTATGACGCCCGCGTCGACGCCGTCACGCTCGCCGACCTCCAGGCCTTTGCCCTCCGGTATTTTGTGGGCGGTCAACGCGTGCAACTGGTGGTCAAGCCCTGA
- the gatB gene encoding Asp-tRNA(Asn)/Glu-tRNA(Gln) amidotransferase subunit GatB → MNYEAVIGLEVHVQLRTASKMFTRVAAGYGQPENTLVDPVVLALPGALPVLNKEALNQIIKAGLILGCQIAPVCKWDRKNYFYPDSPKNYQISQYDQPICVGGTVEIELPGPSRNVMGEHKRVPLTRIHLEEDVGKLNHGATDSLVDYNRAGTPLMEIVSDPALRSADEAFAFLTSLRIALVQGGISDCDMEKGQMRCDANISIRPVGQAQLGTKVELKNLNSISFVRDGIAHEIRRQVAVVQSGGTIVQETRDYDGQTGASQSLRSKEMAHDYRYFPDPDLMPVRVDAAWQARIQATVPEHHFDRQRRFLADYQLPYTITSVLVPDRALADYFEATVRLGATPQAAGNWIANDLLRELGAAQVTLADAKVQPAHIAALVKLVESGVISNSIAKEVFVTMAQSGELPDAIVAKQGLQQSTDTGALEKWVADAIAANPKAAEGFKGGNEKALNAIKGAVMKASAGKANPQLVDQIVRKQLGS, encoded by the coding sequence ATGAACTACGAAGCCGTCATCGGCCTGGAGGTCCACGTGCAGCTGCGCACGGCGTCGAAGATGTTCACCCGCGTCGCCGCCGGCTACGGCCAGCCCGAGAACACCCTCGTTGATCCCGTCGTGCTCGCACTCCCCGGCGCGCTGCCGGTCCTGAACAAGGAAGCCCTCAACCAGATCATCAAGGCTGGCCTGATCCTTGGTTGTCAGATCGCCCCGGTCTGCAAATGGGACCGGAAGAACTACTTCTATCCCGACTCGCCCAAGAACTACCAGATCTCGCAATACGATCAGCCGATCTGCGTCGGCGGCACGGTCGAGATCGAACTGCCGGGGCCGTCCCGCAACGTCATGGGCGAGCACAAGCGCGTGCCGCTCACCCGCATCCACCTTGAGGAGGATGTCGGCAAGCTCAACCACGGCGCCACCGACTCCCTGGTGGACTACAATCGCGCCGGCACGCCGCTGATGGAGATCGTGTCCGATCCCGCGCTGCGCAGCGCCGACGAGGCCTTCGCCTTCCTCACCTCGCTCCGCATCGCCCTCGTGCAGGGCGGCATCTCCGACTGCGACATGGAGAAGGGCCAGATGCGCTGCGACGCCAACATCTCGATCCGCCCGGTGGGGCAGGCGCAGCTCGGCACCAAGGTCGAGCTGAAGAACCTCAATTCCATCTCGTTCGTGCGCGACGGCATCGCCCACGAGATCCGCCGGCAGGTCGCCGTCGTGCAGTCCGGCGGCACCATCGTCCAGGAGACCCGCGACTATGACGGCCAGACCGGCGCCTCCCAGTCGCTCCGCTCGAAGGAGATGGCGCACGATTACCGCTACTTCCCCGATCCCGACCTCATGCCCGTGCGGGTGGACGCGGCCTGGCAGGCCCGGATCCAGGCCACCGTGCCGGAGCATCATTTCGACCGGCAGCGCCGCTTCCTGGCCGATTACCAGCTGCCCTACACCATCACCTCGGTGCTCGTGCCCGATCGCGCGCTGGCCGACTATTTCGAGGCGACCGTGCGGCTCGGCGCCACCCCGCAGGCCGCGGGCAACTGGATCGCCAACGACCTGCTGCGCGAGCTGGGTGCGGCCCAGGTGACCCTGGCCGACGCCAAGGTCCAGCCCGCCCATATCGCCGCCCTCGTGAAACTCGTCGAGTCGGGGGTGATCTCCAATTCCATCGCCAAGGAAGTCTTCGTCACGATGGCGCAGTCGGGCGAATTGCCCGACGCCATTGTCGCGAAACAAGGCCTCCAGCAATCCACCGACACTGGCGCCCTGGAGAAATGGGTGGCCGACGCCATCGCCGCGAATCCCAAGGCGGCCGAGGGATTCAAGGGCGGCAACGAGAAGGCGCTCAACGCCATCAAGGGCGCCGTGATGAAGGCCTCCGCCGGCAAGGCCAATCCGCAACTCGTGGACCAGATCGTGCGGAAGCAGCTCGGGTCGTGA
- a CDS encoding superoxide dismutase, producing MNPVDPASLSRREALKILGTTAAVAGLGLHRLTAAESAPVALGWDLPKLPYAYGALEPHFDARTMEIHHSKHHQAYITNARNLLKDHPDLLARGPEALVRDLASVPEAIRTGIRNNAGGHVNHDFFWKIIAPGSGVSVQQLPVAIAEAFGSMDEFKKLFADAAMKRFGSGWAWLSLKDGKLLVHSTANQDSPLSEGATPILGLDVWEHAYYLQYQNRRADFVAAYWNVVNWTQAEVNFAQARKS from the coding sequence ATGAACCCCGTCGACCCCGCCTCCCTGTCTCGCCGCGAAGCCTTGAAAATTTTGGGCACCACCGCCGCCGTCGCCGGGCTCGGGCTGCACCGGCTCACCGCCGCGGAAAGCGCGCCCGTCGCCCTCGGCTGGGATCTGCCCAAGCTGCCCTACGCCTATGGTGCGCTCGAGCCGCACTTCGATGCCCGCACGATGGAGATCCATCACTCCAAGCACCACCAGGCCTACATCACGAACGCCCGGAACCTGCTCAAGGACCACCCGGACCTGCTCGCCCGCGGCCCCGAGGCCCTCGTCCGCGATCTCGCGAGCGTGCCCGAGGCGATCCGCACGGGCATCCGCAACAACGCGGGCGGCCATGTGAACCACGATTTTTTCTGGAAGATCATCGCGCCGGGCTCGGGCGTGTCCGTCCAACAGCTCCCCGTGGCGATCGCGGAGGCCTTCGGCTCCATGGACGAGTTCAAGAAACTCTTCGCCGACGCGGCGATGAAACGCTTTGGCAGCGGCTGGGCCTGGCTGAGCCTGAAGGACGGCAAGCTGCTGGTTCACTCGACGGCCAACCAGGATTCGCCGCTGAGCGAGGGCGCCACGCCGATCCTCGGCCTCGATGTCTGGGAACACGCGTACTACCTGCAGTACCAAAACCGCCGCGCGGATTTTGTCGCGGCCTATTGGAACGTCGTGAACTGGACCCAGGCCGAGGTGAACTTCGCCCAGGCCCGGAAAAGCTAG
- a CDS encoding PilZ domain-containing protein — protein sequence MLLFRRIFNFEKAKVDKMEQRLNQRYTPGAAFPLQAWLVTGGREWPARVLDLSGNGLGLLVEAAAKPEAGLPARVRVAMGHHQQVLETKLVQVRPEPKGLYCGLGLVFREFPGQKIWLQLIQPIAIGQSLRAVPAERVVQNEPQFIKQVFRGDEQSMLTVWLEKSFGTPLHSFEFEMQGYFCRADAQSGTLEAYTLEEGDSHKGKISNPVFDSSGDLKAEIRQLFRWILPNLSPAVPDDVRAFLQRFAT from the coding sequence GTGCTCCTCTTCCGCCGCATCTTCAATTTCGAGAAAGCTAAGGTCGACAAGATGGAACAGCGGCTCAACCAGCGTTATACGCCGGGCGCGGCTTTTCCGCTACAGGCCTGGCTGGTCACCGGGGGCCGGGAATGGCCGGCGCGCGTGCTCGACCTATCCGGCAACGGCCTCGGCCTGCTGGTCGAGGCGGCGGCCAAACCCGAAGCCGGTCTGCCCGCGCGGGTACGCGTGGCCATGGGGCACCACCAGCAGGTCCTCGAGACCAAGCTCGTGCAGGTCCGGCCCGAGCCCAAGGGGCTGTATTGCGGCCTCGGCCTCGTGTTCCGGGAGTTCCCCGGGCAAAAGATCTGGCTGCAGCTGATCCAACCCATCGCGATCGGGCAGTCCCTCCGGGCCGTGCCGGCGGAGCGCGTGGTCCAGAACGAGCCTCAGTTCATCAAGCAGGTCTTCCGCGGGGACGAGCAGTCGATGCTCACCGTGTGGCTCGAGAAGTCCTTCGGCACGCCGCTGCACAGCTTTGAATTCGAGATGCAGGGCTACTTCTGCCGGGCCGATGCCCAGTCCGGCACGCTGGAGGCCTACACGCTCGAGGAAGGGGATTCCCACAAGGGCAAGATCAGCAACCCGGTCTTCGACTCCTCGGGCGACCTCAAGGCCGAGATCCGGCAGCTCTTCCGGTGGATCCTGCCCAACCTGTCCCCCGCCGTGCCCGACGACGTGCGGGCGTTTCTGCAGCGTTTCGCCACCTGA
- the gatA gene encoding Asp-tRNA(Asn)/Glu-tRNA(Gln) amidotransferase subunit GatA: MARDLAYLSATDLTGLLGSGQLSSVELVQSCLARVQAVDGRVRAFNSRDEAGALAAARASDERRAAGQARGPLDGIPVGLKDVIAVEGQPLTCSSKMLANFISPYDATVTTRLKAAGAIPLGRLNMDEFAMGSSTENSAFGPTANPWDLTRVPGGSSGGSAAAVAAGELPLTLGSDTGGSIRQPAALCGIVGLKPTYGLVSRYGLAAYASSLDQIGTMAHTVDDAALLLGAIAGHDERDSTSFKAAVPDYGAEIARRRGPWRLGVPKEFFGAGLDPEVGAAVQAAIAFYREAGCEIREVSLPLAAEHAIAVYYLIATAEASSNLARYDGIRYGHRAAKAKDVVDLYFQSRAEGFGDEVKRRIILGTHVLSSGYYDAYYLRAQKVRTLIRNEFAAVLQECDALLSPTSPIPAFKIGEKSADPLAMYLTDIYTISVNLAGLPGLSVPCGFTTGGLPIGLQLIGRPFDEAGLLAIARAYEQAHEWSQRHPVL, encoded by the coding sequence ATGGCCCGCGATCTCGCCTATCTCTCCGCGACCGACCTGACCGGCTTGCTCGGCTCCGGCCAGCTTTCCTCGGTCGAGCTCGTGCAATCCTGCCTCGCCCGGGTGCAGGCCGTCGACGGACGCGTGCGGGCCTTCAACTCCCGCGATGAGGCCGGCGCGCTCGCTGCCGCCCGGGCCTCCGATGAGCGCCGGGCCGCCGGGCAGGCGAGGGGACCGCTCGACGGCATCCCTGTCGGCCTGAAGGATGTCATCGCCGTCGAGGGCCAGCCGCTTACGTGCTCGAGCAAGATGCTGGCGAATTTCATTTCGCCCTACGACGCGACCGTCACGACGCGCCTCAAGGCCGCCGGGGCCATCCCGCTCGGCCGGCTCAACATGGATGAGTTTGCCATGGGTTCCTCGACGGAGAACTCGGCCTTCGGCCCGACCGCCAACCCGTGGGACCTGACCCGCGTGCCCGGCGGCAGCTCGGGCGGCTCCGCCGCGGCCGTCGCGGCCGGCGAACTCCCGCTCACGCTCGGCTCCGACACCGGCGGCTCCATCCGTCAGCCTGCGGCCCTCTGCGGTATCGTCGGTCTCAAACCCACCTACGGTCTCGTTTCCCGCTACGGCCTGGCCGCCTATGCCTCGTCGCTCGACCAGATTGGCACGATGGCGCACACGGTCGACGATGCGGCGCTTTTGCTCGGCGCCATCGCCGGCCACGACGAACGCGATTCGACCTCATTCAAGGCCGCGGTGCCCGATTACGGTGCGGAGATCGCGCGACGCCGCGGGCCATGGCGCCTCGGCGTGCCCAAGGAGTTTTTCGGCGCCGGCCTCGATCCCGAGGTGGGCGCGGCGGTGCAGGCGGCGATCGCGTTTTACCGCGAAGCCGGCTGCGAGATCCGCGAGGTCTCCCTGCCCCTGGCGGCCGAGCATGCCATCGCGGTGTATTACCTCATCGCCACCGCCGAGGCCTCGTCGAATCTCGCCCGCTACGACGGCATCCGCTACGGCCATCGCGCGGCGAAGGCGAAGGATGTCGTCGATCTCTACTTCCAGTCGCGCGCCGAGGGCTTCGGCGACGAGGTGAAGCGCCGCATCATCCTTGGCACGCATGTGCTGAGCAGCGGCTACTACGACGCCTACTACCTGCGCGCGCAGAAGGTCCGCACCCTCATCCGCAACGAGTTTGCCGCCGTGCTGCAGGAGTGTGATGCGCTGCTGTCGCCGACGTCGCCGATCCCGGCCTTCAAGATTGGGGAGAAGTCCGCCGACCCGCTCGCGATGTACCTCACCGACATCTACACCATCAGCGTGAACCTCGCCGGCCTGCCAGGTCTCTCGGTCCCCTGCGGTTTCACCACCGGCGGCCTGCCGATCGGCCTGCAGCTCATCGGCCGCCCCTTCGACGAGGCCGGACTCCTCGCCATCGCCCGCGCCTACGAACAGGCCCATGAATGGTCCCAGCGCCATCCGGTGCTGTGA
- the gatC gene encoding Asp-tRNA(Asn)/Glu-tRNA(Gln) amidotransferase subunit GatC — protein sequence MSAGSDLNIDYVANLARLALTDEEKARFARQLGDILHYVEKLKQVDVSGVEPMAHAAPVFNVWQDDVARAGLTVEQALRNAPAQRDQMIAVPKVLD from the coding sequence ATGAGCGCCGGTTCCGACCTCAACATTGACTACGTGGCCAACCTGGCCCGCCTCGCCCTGACCGACGAGGAAAAGGCCCGTTTTGCCCGGCAACTGGGCGACATCCTGCATTACGTGGAGAAGCTCAAACAGGTGGATGTATCCGGCGTTGAGCCCATGGCCCACGCCGCCCCGGTGTTCAACGTCTGGCAGGATGACGTCGCGCGCGCCGGCCTCACCGTGGAGCAGGCCCTCCGCAACGCCCCGGCGCAACGCGACCAGATGATCGCGGTGCCCAAGGTGCTCGACTGA